One region of Asterias rubens chromosome 5, eAstRub1.3, whole genome shotgun sequence genomic DNA includes:
- the LOC117290062 gene encoding monocarboxylate transporter 13-like, translating into MSQPFYQPGPAVGVSSVVTKEVISRAFTGSYTLAFGAGDIGASLVFFTTLRLTQFFLDVYGWRGTMLLLGAILSHLGVCGALMKEPATTRSNDEYQTVALVQETAVTGEGEEAASNSRCRSCRNSVSSFISETLKISLLSSLPFWLIVFMMNIMDDDVLSVVHLLCTLRYRF; encoded by the coding sequence ATGTCTCAACCCTTTTATCAACCAGGGCCAGCGGTTGGTGTCTCAAGTGTAGTGACGAAGGAGGTGATTAGCCGTGCTTTCACTGGGTCGTATACCTTGGCATTTGGTGCAGGAGATATCGGAGCATCACTAGTATTCTTTACCACTCTTCGCTTAACGCAATTCTTCTTGGATGTGTATGGTTGGAGGGGAACCATGCTGCTACTTGGTGCAATTCTGTCTCATCTTGGTGTCTGTGGAGCTTTGATGAAAGAACCCGCTACAACAAGAAGTAATGACGAATATCAAACAGTTGCTCTAGTACAAGAAACGGCTGTTACCGGTGAAGGAGAAGAAGCTGCATCTAACAGCCGTTGTCGCTCTTGTCGGAACAGTGTTTCCTCTTTCATCAGTGAGACTTTGAAGATTAGTTTACTCTCCTCATTACCCTTCTGGCTTATTGTCTTCATGATGAACATAATGGATGATGATGTACTCAGCGTGGTTCATCTACTTTGTACCCTACGTTACCGTTTCTAA